The genomic region CAGTTCAGGCGTTCGCGGTTTCTTGAACCTCGTTTATTCATCTTTAGCAAAGCCCTTGAAAAAAGCGGTTTTAAAGGGGGCGCTCATTTTCTAACCGAGTTGCCTTATTATAAATCCCTCGAAGTAGAGCGACTCACCCGTATACGACAGGAAACGATCTTTAATAAACACAATGAAGAGATTGATATTGAGGAAACCGAAGAGGACGTGGGCTATGTATGCCGTTTTAATGTCGCTGAAGTCCGCCAGAATCCGGAAGAATACGTCGAACTGTTAGACGAGTTAAACGATGACAAGTTTATCTTTAAAAAGCAGTATCATGCCACCCGGCGATACTTGAAGGAACTCACCGCAAAACAAAAGACTGAGAACGACAGCCTGATTGATTTGCTGTAGTTCATGAATAAGATAAATTTCAGCCCCAGTTTTTCATACTAATTCATATCAAAATCAACAAAACAGTTGTAATTCAATATTTGATATGCTCTACTTAGATATGTTTAGTGCAAGATAGCATTAGGAGGAAAAATAAATGTCCAATGAACCTGAAAAATGGTCAAGCCTTGAAGAGATTGCCGAGCATCTCGGCGTAAGTAAAGACACCATCCGAAACTGGATTAAGAAAGGCGCCATTCCTCACCGGCGGATTGGCAAACAGTACAAGTTCAAAATTTCGGAAGTGGACTCTTGGGTAGATAGCGGCAAGAGCGCTGAGATTGAATAAAATGCCAATGACACTAATTCCATCAGCATGCAAGAAGGTGGTTAAGCATTATGGACATCACTATGCCGTACACTGGCAGCCTAACTGCGGAACAGTTTCTCTTCTACGAAATGAGGATTGTCGCCAAGCAGTACCTTGAAGGGAAACCAATCGACGAAATAGTTAAATATATAAAGAAGGACAACTTGTTCCAGTACCCGACCGAACGAAAGATATCAAAATTAGCACGAGCCTGCCACCGGAGAATCATCTCCCTGGGCAACGAGAAACTGGTCTACGAATTAGCGAATGCGCCTGTCGAAGTGGCAAAACAAATAAATCTCTATGCAATGATGCGATATAACCGCCTTACCCGCGAGTTTATGACTGATATCATCGGCGAGAAGTACCGCCAGCATGATTTCTCCTACACCAAAAAGGACATCAACGTATTTTTCTCGCGACTGCGGGAACAGAACGATAGTATCGCTTCTTGGAGCGAACAAACGATAACGAAACTGAAACAAGTACTGACCAAATGCCTGATTGAAACGGAGATGCTCGACAGCTTCCGGGCTCATAAACTGAACCCCATCTTTATCAGTGCGGAACTGGAATGCGGCATCCGCGAAAACAACGACTTGACTGCCCTCCCAGCGTTTAACTGTTTCAGATAGGAGTATGACTATGGCAGACATTAAACAAGAGTTAGATAAAATCAAAGCACGAATCTCCGATGCAAAATTCCTTGCCAACAAGGGGCTATCGAACGAGGTCGGGATACATGTCTTTACATACGCACCGCAACACGAGTTAGTCGTCAGGGATTACATTGACCGCCTTGTCAACACTCCGTCGGATGACTATCGCATCATAGAGCGGGATATGTACAAGATTCTGCTTGAGATTTTAGAAGAGAAGCGTGTGCTTGATAAAGTGCCCGATATGGAAGAAAAAAAAGGCAAGGACTACCTCCTCGCTCAGTTACAAAAAAACGCCACTGAAAAGGCATTCCTTGACAAGATGAAATATGAGCCGCACAAACATGGTGACGTGCTGTTTTTGACAGGCGTTGGAAAAGTGTATCCCTTTATGAGGTCACATAAGATGCTCGACAGTATGCAGCAGGCATTCTCGGATATACCCATTGTGATGTTTTATCCTGGAGAGTTTAACGGACAAAGCCTAATCCTGTTCAAAAAGTTCCATGACGGGAACTATTACCGGGCGTTCAACTTACTTTAACCGGAGGGAAAGCACATGAAGATTCAAAGTATGTTCCAAAAGGACATCAACCGCGATATCAACGGCGTTATCAAAGTGGCGCAGGATGACGAGAAAAGCCTCGTACAGGAACTTGGCGAGTACATCATTACCCGGGAACTTCGTCGCCATTTCAGTACTTTTTTTGACAACTACTCTAAAGCCATTGATCACCCCACTGACAAAATCGGCGTCTGGATTTCCGGCTTCTTTGGAAGCGGTAAATCTCACTTCCTAAAAATGCTATCCTACCTTCTATCAAATGCTAACGTCGGCGACAGAACGGCTGTGGATTTTTTCAAAGACAAATTCGACGACCCGATGATGTATGCCACTGTCGTCCGCTGCACGAATATCCCCACGGAGTCTATTCTCTTTAACATCGACATCGAGGGGCCTATTAACAAAGACAAAACGGCAGTCTTAAGGGTTTTCACCAAGGTCTTCTACAACCATCTTGGCTTTTACGGCGAGGACTTGAAAATAGCGAAGCTCGAGCGTTTTGTAGATCAACAGGGTAAGACCGAGGCCTTCCGTAAGGCGTTTGAAGATGTCAACGGCGCATCGTGGTTGGAAAGCCGCTCTGCTTATGCTTTCTTTGAGGACGACATCGTCTCGGTTCTGCAAAGTGTCCTCGGCATGAGCGAAACCGCTGCCCGCAACTGGTTCAACGGCGAGGAAAATTCTGATATGAGCATCAAGCAGTTGGTCGAGGAAATCAGATCCTATGTTGATAGCAAGGACAAGGACTTCCGTCTTCTTTTCTGCGTGGATGAGGTAGGTCAATACATAGGCGACGATGGCGACCTAATGATAAACCTGCAATCTATTGTCGAGGAAGTCGGCAGCAAGTGCCTCGGCAAAGTCTGGGTTATGGTGACGAGTCAAGAAGCCATTGATTCCGTTGTGAAAATCAGCGGCGATGATTTTTCTAAAATTCAGGGGCGTTTCAACACCCGCCTGTCCCTGTCCTCTGCTTCGGTGGACGAGGTTATCAAAAAGCGTATCCTCGATAAAACCGAAGATGCCGATAATCTTCTGCGGCTTGTTTATGATAAGGAACACGCCGTATTGAAAAACCTCTTCACATTTAACGACGCCGTACTGGACATCAAGGGCTATGCCGACGGCGCGGAATTTTCCGCTACCTACCCGTTTGTGCCTTACCAATTCATCATTATTCAAAAGGTTCTCGCCGAAATACGCAAACATGGCAACGCCGGCAAACATCTCTCCGGCGGCGAGCGTTCTATGCTCTCCGGGTTCCAAGAGGCAGCACAGAAGGTACAAGGCAAAGATGATAATGCCCTCGTGCCTTTCTCACTGTTCTACGATACTGTGCACACCTTCCTTGAAAGCCAGATACGCCGCGTAATCGACCGCGCCCAGACCGCCGCAGATAAACACGACGGCTTAGAACAGCGTGACGTGAGCGTTTTAAAGCTGCTCTATCTCGTACGTTACATCGATGATATTAAGGCAAACATCGACAATATCGCCATTCTGATGGTGGATGACATTCAAACGGACAAGATAAACCTCCGAAGTGAAATAGCAATGTCGCTGGAACGTTTGGTAGCACAGAACTATGCCGCCCGCAATGGCGACACTTACTCATTTCTAACGGACGAGGAGCAGGACATCGCCATCGACATCCGCAACACAACTGTTGACAGCGCGACGATCGTTGCGAGCATCGGCCAAACGATATTTTCTGAACTCTATCCTTCTAAAAAATACAAATACAATAAGTACGACTTCTCCTACGACCAATATATCGATGAAACTCTCGTCGGCTCAGCGACAGGCGGTGTTCGCCTGCGTTTCGTCACTGTTGCCAGCGACTATTACACTGCCCCTGAAGCAAAGCTAATCATGGATTCGCAAGCTAATAACGAAACGATTGTCTTGCTTTCAAACGCGGTGCAATACTTTGAAGAACTCGAAACTGCCGCAAAGATTCGTAAATACATCAAACAGAAAAACGTATCTCAGTTGCCTGAGAGCATACAGGATATTATCCGCAAGCGCCAAGGACAGGCCCGAAAGCTTGAAGAAAGCGCCAAAAAGCAGATAGAAAAAGCGATCGTTGATGGCACATTCTTTATTTGCGGCGAAAAGGTTGATATTAAATACAGCGAGGCGAAAGGCAAGCTTGATGAGGCCTTGAAACAATTGATAGAAAGTGTATATTCCAAACTGAACTTTGTAAATGTATTCAGGGAAAGCGATGCCGATATTTTGAAAGTGCTAAACGGAGAACCAGAGCAAGGAGGCTTTGCTGGTCAAGGAGCAAATAACGAGTTTGCACTAAATGAAGTAAGCCAGTGGCTTGAGGAACGCTATATGAGCCGAGTCCCCGTTTCAATGGGCGACGTGCAGCAACGTTACCAGTCTATCCCGTATGGTTGGCGCGAAGTGGATATCGCCGCCATTATGGCTAGGCTCATTGTTGCGCAAAAGATCGAAATCCGTTATGGCGGCGCAGTTGTGAGCAAGGAGGACCGAAATCTTGTTGCCTACCTGCGCAAAAAGTCAGAAATAGAAAAGGCTAGCGTGAGTCGCAGAATTGCACCAAGCGAAGATCTGATACGCAAGAGTATCAACTTCCTACGCAATTGGCTCGGGCAGATGGGCATTCCCGAAGACGAGGACGGTCTGATCAACTGTGTAAAAGACACACTTGAGCAAAGACTTGCTCACTACGAAAAACTCATTGAAAAATATAGCCATGACTATTATCCGCAAAAAGAAGTAGTCATCACCGCCCGCGACCTGATCGTCGATATCCTTTCGCAAAAGCGGGATAACGTAGCCCTGCTTACACGCTTGGTTGCAAAACAGGAGGCTCTTTATAACAGCTCCGAAGACATGGAGGAAATTGAGACATTTTTCAAATCTCAACGTACCATATTTGACGCAGCCAGACAGTTGCAGCGTGATTTGCAAAACGAACGTGACTATTTTGCTACGGATGCTGACGCCATTGAAAAGATAAAAGAGATATCATCTATCCTTACGATGGCAAATCCCTATGCCAAGATCAAAGCCCTCCCCGACCTTATGCAGGATGTAAATACAGCCTACGGAACGCTCCTTGCGCAGAAAAAAGAGGAAGTTCTCGGCATCATCACACAGTGTATGGGCGATGTCCATACACTGGCAGGAGTCGGAGGCAGAGCAAAAGATGAAGTAAAACAAGCTGATGACCGTTTCACCGCATACAAGCAGAAAACAACCAATGCAACAAGCCTCACCGTGCTTGATGCGATGATTATGCAGATGCTCAACTATAAAGATCAAGTTTGCAAGCGGATTGAAACGATTCTGCACGCAATAACCACGCCCCCCAAAGCAGGTGGAGAACAACCTAAGCCACAGAAAATCGCGCAAATACGCCGTTATGATGTATTCCCTGTCAAGCGGCTGACCTCACGTGAGGACGTAGAACAGTACCTGGACGGTATCCGCAAAAAGTTGTACGACACGCTTGAGGCAAACGACAGCATACAGATTAACTAAGCGAGGTGCCATTGATGAATAAAAACGCCATTCAAAAATACGCAATATGGGCACGGAATGAACTCATTGAACAAGTGAAACAGCGTGCCTTCCAATACGGCATCAGCGAACAAGGCTACGGCGATGAGAACGCCACCGTCATCTCTGGACGTGTGTTGTCCGCCGAGGAGATGCGGCAACGCCGCTCGTTTGTCGCTGAAATACAAAAATCAGGCTATGCACAAGCCGTTGAGGAAGTGGCCTATACTTGGTTCAACCGCTTTGTATCCCTGCGCTATATGGAAGTCAACGACTTTTTGCCGACGCACATTCGTGTTTTTTCGGACCTAAGCGGTAACTTCAATCCGGAAATCCTTTCGAATGTACTGCATCTCGATCTTCCTGGCTTGGATAAAACAAAAGTGTCTGAACTGCTCAACTCCAACGCTACGGAGGAACTCTACCGTTACCTTCTCCTAACGCAGTGCAACGCCCTGAACGAGCTCTTGCCGGAAATGTTTGAACGCATGGGTACATACACCGAAATGCTCTTGCCGAACAACATTTTGAAACTGGAGAGTGTTATCGGTCGGTTAGTAAGGGACATTCCAGAAGAAGATTTCCGCGACACGGTGCAGATTATCGGCTGGCTGTACCAATATTACAACACCGAGCCGAAGCAAGCGGTGTTTGACGGCCTGAAGAAGAAAATCAAGATTACGAAAGAGAATATCCCCGCCGCGACTCAACTTTTCACACCGGATTGGATTGTGCGCTATATGGTGGAGAACTCTCTGGGGCGATTGTGGCTGGAATCCCATCCCAACAGCTCGCTTCGCGAAGGTTGGGAATACTACATCGACGAGGCAGAGCAAACGCCGGAGGTCGCAGAACGTTTGCGCGTTCTACGCACTGAAAATGCTATAAAGTCGCCAGAGGACATCAAGGTAATTGACCCTTGCATGGGCAGCGGTCATATTTTGGTGTACGCTTTTGACGTGCTGCTGCAAATTTATACCTCTGAAGGCTATTCTGAGCGCGACGCGGCGAAGCTGATTCTCGAAAAGAATATCTTTGGGTTGGAGATTGATCGCCGCGCCTATCAGCTCGCCTATTTCGCGCTGATGATGAAAGCCAGGCAGTACAACCGCCGGATTTTGACGCTTGGCGTGCGCCCGCAGGTGTATGAACCGACGGGCTATGCGGATGGAATGGAGTACGGGTCGCTCGTGCGCGTGGACAAACTCGAACCGATGCCGGAACAACCAAAAGAACAACAATTGACGCTGTTTGACAGCAGTTATGACACAAAGCTGAACACTTGGAACTTCCGCAGACTGCTCGCGCAAAAATACGACGTGGTTGTGACCAACCCGCCATATCGTAAAATTGCTGATGTTAATGCAAATATTTCGGATTTTGTGAAAAAGAACTACCCCGACAGTAAAAGTGATTTATTTGCCGTGTTCATTGAGAAGTGCGGCGAACTGCTGGAGCCGAACGGGTATCAGGCAATGATAACGCAACACGCCTGGATGTTCCTGTCAAGCTACGAAAAACTACGCGGCAAGCTGTTATGGCGCATAATCAATATGGCTCACCTTGGAGCGCGGGCGTTTGAGGAAATCGACGGAGAGGTCGTTCAGACCACAGCATTTGCGATATCTGCAGGGAATGCAAATGGGTATAGGGGAACATATGCCCGCTTGGTTGACTTTGGCAGTCAGGATGAAAAAGAAGCAGCGTTCTTGAGTGGGAAATATCGCTACATCGCCTTCGCCGACAACATCGCCAAGATACCCGGTAGCCCCGTGGCGTATTGGGTGAGGGAGAGCGGAATTGGCAATTTTGAAAGAGCAAAGATACTTTCTGATATCGCAAATCCTCGCCAAGGCTTAATTAGTGGTGATGTTAATCGCTTTGTTCGTACATGGTGGGAGTGCGAAACATCTAAAATCGGGTTCACTTCTGAAACAGAAAAAGCAAAGTGGTTTCCGTATAACAATGGCGGTGAGTACA from Anaeromusa acidaminophila DSM 3853 harbors:
- the brxC gene encoding BREX system P-loop protein BrxC codes for the protein MKIQSMFQKDINRDINGVIKVAQDDEKSLVQELGEYIITRELRRHFSTFFDNYSKAIDHPTDKIGVWISGFFGSGKSHFLKMLSYLLSNANVGDRTAVDFFKDKFDDPMMYATVVRCTNIPTESILFNIDIEGPINKDKTAVLRVFTKVFYNHLGFYGEDLKIAKLERFVDQQGKTEAFRKAFEDVNGASWLESRSAYAFFEDDIVSVLQSVLGMSETAARNWFNGEENSDMSIKQLVEEIRSYVDSKDKDFRLLFCVDEVGQYIGDDGDLMINLQSIVEEVGSKCLGKVWVMVTSQEAIDSVVKISGDDFSKIQGRFNTRLSLSSASVDEVIKKRILDKTEDADNLLRLVYDKEHAVLKNLFTFNDAVLDIKGYADGAEFSATYPFVPYQFIIIQKVLAEIRKHGNAGKHLSGGERSMLSGFQEAAQKVQGKDDNALVPFSLFYDTVHTFLESQIRRVIDRAQTAADKHDGLEQRDVSVLKLLYLVRYIDDIKANIDNIAILMVDDIQTDKINLRSEIAMSLERLVAQNYAARNGDTYSFLTDEEQDIAIDIRNTTVDSATIVASIGQTIFSELYPSKKYKYNKYDFSYDQYIDETLVGSATGGVRLRFVTVASDYYTAPEAKLIMDSQANNETIVLLSNAVQYFEELETAAKIRKYIKQKNVSQLPESIQDIIRKRQGQARKLEESAKKQIEKAIVDGTFFICGEKVDIKYSEAKGKLDEALKQLIESVYSKLNFVNVFRESDADILKVLNGEPEQGGFAGQGANNEFALNEVSQWLEERYMSRVPVSMGDVQQRYQSIPYGWREVDIAAIMARLIVAQKIEIRYGGAVVSKEDRNLVAYLRKKSEIEKASVSRRIAPSEDLIRKSINFLRNWLGQMGIPEDEDGLINCVKDTLEQRLAHYEKLIEKYSHDYYPQKEVVITARDLIVDILSQKRDNVALLTRLVAKQEALYNSSEDMEEIETFFKSQRTIFDAARQLQRDLQNERDYFATDADAIEKIKEISSILTMANPYAKIKALPDLMQDVNTAYGTLLAQKKEEVLGIITQCMGDVHTLAGVGGRAKDEVKQADDRFTAYKQKTTNATSLTVLDAMIMQMLNYKDQVCKRIETILHAITTPPKAGGEQPKPQKIAQIRRYDVFPVKRLTSREDVEQYLDGIRKKLYDTLEANDSIQIN
- a CDS encoding DUF1788 domain-containing protein, with amino-acid sequence MADIKQELDKIKARISDAKFLANKGLSNEVGIHVFTYAPQHELVVRDYIDRLVNTPSDDYRIIERDMYKILLEILEEKRVLDKVPDMEEKKGKDYLLAQLQKNATEKAFLDKMKYEPHKHGDVLFLTGVGKVYPFMRSHKMLDSMQQAFSDIPIVMFYPGEFNGQSLILFKKFHDGNYYRAFNLL
- a CDS encoding DUF1819 family protein; its protein translation is MDITMPYTGSLTAEQFLFYEMRIVAKQYLEGKPIDEIVKYIKKDNLFQYPTERKISKLARACHRRIISLGNEKLVYELANAPVEVAKQINLYAMMRYNRLTREFMTDIIGEKYRQHDFSYTKKDINVFFSRLREQNDSIASWSEQTITKLKQVLTKCLIETEMLDSFRAHKLNPIFISAELECGIRENNDLTALPAFNCFR
- a CDS encoding helix-turn-helix domain-containing protein; this translates as MSNEPEKWSSLEEIAEHLGVSKDTIRNWIKKGAIPHRRIGKQYKFKISEVDSWVDSGKSAEIE
- the pglX gene encoding BREX-1 system adenine-specific DNA-methyltransferase PglX; the protein is MNKNAIQKYAIWARNELIEQVKQRAFQYGISEQGYGDENATVISGRVLSAEEMRQRRSFVAEIQKSGYAQAVEEVAYTWFNRFVSLRYMEVNDFLPTHIRVFSDLSGNFNPEILSNVLHLDLPGLDKTKVSELLNSNATEELYRYLLLTQCNALNELLPEMFERMGTYTEMLLPNNILKLESVIGRLVRDIPEEDFRDTVQIIGWLYQYYNTEPKQAVFDGLKKKIKITKENIPAATQLFTPDWIVRYMVENSLGRLWLESHPNSSLREGWEYYIDEAEQTPEVAERLRVLRTENAIKSPEDIKVIDPCMGSGHILVYAFDVLLQIYTSEGYSERDAAKLILEKNIFGLEIDRRAYQLAYFALMMKARQYNRRILTLGVRPQVYEPTGYADGMEYGSLVRVDKLEPMPEQPKEQQLTLFDSSYDTKLNTWNFRRLLAQKYDVVVTNPPYRKIADVNANISDFVKKNYPDSKSDLFAVFIEKCGELLEPNGYQAMITQHAWMFLSSYEKLRGKLLWRIINMAHLGARAFEEIDGEVVQTTAFAISAGNANGYRGTYARLVDFGSQDEKEAAFLSGKYRYIAFADNIAKIPGSPVAYWVRESGIGNFERAKILSDIANPRQGLISGDVNRFVRTWWECETSKIGFTSETEKAKWFPYNNGGEYRKWYGNNADVVNWYNDGYEIRNFVDDKGKQRSRPQNQQFYFREGGTWTAISSGAFSVRYFPNGYLFSNAGMAMFTEHKTLMYLVAMLNTKLCQYYLKIFSETLNYNQGDIARLPVIIESIDCVNSLASDNISISRSDWDAFETSWDFKQHPLICGKTVAAAFSAWEKECVERFQTLKRNEEELNRIFIDIYGLSDELTPEVDDKDVTVRRADLSREVRSLISYAVGCMFGRYSLDCEGLIYAGGEWDASTYKIFAADVDNIIPISDDEYFDDDITGRLVAFVKNVYGSDTLEENLKFIADALGGKGTPREVIRNYFLNDFYKDHCKTYQKRPIYWLFNSGKKNGFKALIYMHRYTRDLLAKLRTDYVHEQQERYRTQLSHIAVALNTATGAERARLLKQQDKMSEQAREISMYEEKVHHLADMNIAIDLDDGVKKNYEIFADILAKI